The DNA region TTTACCAGTCCGCTGTACCGCCAGGCACTGCTGTCTGACTTCTCGATGCCAAGCGTTCAAACGCAGTCCGACGAGCAGACCGCCAGCCAGTGGATCAACTGGCTGGGCCGTTACGCACAGGAAGATAACCGCTGGTTCTCGTGGGTTTCGTTTAACGGCACCAACCTTGACGACAGCAACCAGACGACTTTCACCCGCCGTTACGCCCGCGCGGCGGGGGATGTGGATAAACAGATCAACCGCGTGCTCGGTGCGCTGCGCGAGTCCGGCAAACTGGATAACACGGTGGTGATTATTACTGCCGGTCGCGGCGTCGCGCTAAGCGATGAAGAGAGAAACTTTGCCTGGTCACGCGGCCACCTGCAGGTTCCGCTCATCATTCACTGGCCGGGAACCCCCGCGCAGCGGATCAACAGCCTGACCGATCATACTGATGTCATGACCACGCTGATGCAGCGTCTGCTCCACGTCAGCACGCCTGCCAATGAGTATTCGCAAGGACAGGATCTGTTCAACGCCAATCGTCGCCACTACTGGGTGACGGCGGCCGATCTCAGTACGCTGGCGATCACTACGCCTGAGATGACGCTGGTGCTGAACAACAACGGCAAGTACCAGACTTACGATTTACGCGGTGAGAAGATTAAAGATCAGAAACCGCAGTTGAGTCTGCTGTTGCAGGTGTTGACAGACGAGAAGCGTTTTATCGCTAACTGATTTATTATTAATCAGTTAGCCAGATGTCCCCTTGCATTCGGTGCGGAAAGCGGTAGTATTACCTCCCACGAGTCGGCACGTAGCGCAGCCTGGTAGCGCACCGTCATGGGGTGTCGGGGGTCGGAGGTTCAAATCCTCTCGTGCCGACCAAAATTCCCCAAAAAAGCCACGCCCATCAGGGCTGGCTTTTTATTATTCCTTCTCATAAGCGTTGAATTCGATTCGAGTTAGGGAAAGGAATAATGTTACAATCCCGGTTTTTGCACAGCCGAACCTATTGCTTATGTGGCATCACTTCATTAAGTACACTTCCGTAGGCGTGATCAACACATTGATTCACTGGGTAGTTTTTGCTATCTGCATCTACGTTTTTCATACCCATCAGGCGCTGGCAAACTTCCTGGGCTTCAGCATTGCGGTGAGTTTTTCTTTTTATGCCAATGCCCGATTTACCTTCAAGCAATCGACCACAACGCGTCGCTATCTGCTGTATGTCGGTTTTATGGGCCTGCTCAGTATTCTGACGGGCTGGGGGGCTGAGAAGTGCGGTTTCCCGCCGCTGGTGACGCTGGTCGCGTTCTCAGCCATTAGCCTCATTTGTGGATTTATCTATTCCAGATTCATTGTATTCAAGGACGCACGATGAAAATTTCACTGGTCGTTCCTGTCTTCAACGAAGAAGAAACCATTGGTCTCTTTTACAAAACGGTGCGCGAATACGACGCGCTAAAAGAGCATGACATCGAAATTGTGTTCATTAACGATGGCAGTACCGATGCGACGGAATCCATCGTTAACGCCCTCGCCGTTGCCGACCCACTCGTTGTCCCGCTTTCGTTTACGCGAAATTTTGGCAAAGAACCGGCGCTGCTTGCCGGACTCGACAACGCCAGTGGCGACGCCGTGATTCCGATGGATGTCGATCT from Citrobacter amalonaticus Y19 includes:
- a CDS encoding GtrA family protein; the encoded protein is MWHHFIKYTSVGVINTLIHWVVFAICIYVFHTHQALANFLGFSIAVSFSFYANARFTFKQSTTTRRYLLYVGFMGLLSILTGWGAEKCGFPPLVTLVAFSAISLICGFIYSRFIVFKDAR